A single genomic interval of Helianthus annuus cultivar XRQ/B chromosome 6, HanXRQr2.0-SUNRISE, whole genome shotgun sequence harbors:
- the LOC110909213 gene encoding common plant regulatory factor 1 isoform X2 produces the protein MGNCEETKTCKPEKSSSPPPPPAPEHPQAGVHAYHDWAAMQAYYGPRMAVPPYFNSAVAPGHAPPPYMWGPPQHMMPPYAAMYPHGGVYPHPGVPIASPMCIDSPAKSPGNSDRGLMKKLKGFDGLAMSIGNGNDNGISHSGETEGSSEGSDGNTTEGGQNNRKRSCEGSPNAPEVGKTEPLSGQFFPTESNEASKKVTALTVTPYNASDCELKKSPTVMASTTLAMVPGEALLQNERELKRERRKQSNRESARRSRLRKQAEAEELAIKVEALTSENLNLKSEINRLTDTSERLKLQNAKLMEQLKTTQQEQDTEDPRSDPKGLSLSTANLLSRVNNGSSSPSGGEGEVYESNNNQKSGAKLRQLLDASPRTDAVAAG, from the exons ATGGGCAACTGTGAAGAAACGAAGACTTGTAAACCTGAAAAATCATcttcacctccaccaccacctgcaCCT GAGCATCCACAAGCCGGTGTTCATGCATATCACGATTGGGCAGCCATGCAG GCTTATTATGGGCCTAGAATGGCGGTGCCACCATACTTTAACTCAGCTGTTGCACCTGGTCATGCCCCTCCGCCTTACATGTGGGGACCACCACAG CATATGATGCCACCTTATGCTGCAATGTATCCACATGGAGGTGTTTATCCACATCCTGGAGTTCCCATT GCGAGTCCTATGTGCATCGATTCTCCTGCCAAGTCACCAGGGAACTCTGACCGTGGCTTGATGAAGAAGTTAAAAGGATTTGACGGGTTAGCAATGTCAATAGGCAATGGAAATGACAATGGGATCTCTCACAG TGGGGAGACTGAAGGTTCTAGTGAAGGCAGTGATGGCAATACAACAGAG gggGGTCAAAATAATCGGAAACGGAGCTGTGAAGGATCACCTAATGCTC CTGAAGTTGGCAAGACAGAGCCACTAAGCGGCCAATTTTTTCCTACTGAATCGAATGAAGCTTCCAAGAAAGTGACTGCACTCACTGTAACCCCTTACAATGCATCTGATTGCGAGCTGAAGAAATCTCCCACTGTGATGGCTTCAACTACACTCGCAATGGTGCCAGGTGAAGCCCTGTTACAG AATGAGCGAGAACTCAAAAGGGAAAGGAGAAAGCAGTCTAACCGAGAATCTGCCAGGCGGTCTAGATTAAGGAAACAg GCTGAAGCTGAAGAACTTGCTATTAAAGTTGAAGCCCTCACTTCTGAAAATTTGAACCTTAAGTCTGAGATTAACCGGTTAACTGATACATCAGAGAGGCTGAAGCTTCAAAACGCCAAACTAATG GAACAACTTAAAACCACACAGCAAGAGCAAGATACTGAAGACCCAAGATCCGACCCGAAAGGGTTGTCTCTTAGCACCGCTAACCTCCTCTCTAGGGTCAACAATGGGTCAAGTTCACCTTCTGGTGGAGAAGGTGAAGTGTATGAAAGTAACAATAACCAAAAATCTGGTGCAAAGCTGCGCCAACTTCTGGACGCTAGCCCGCGGACTGATGCTGTTgctgcaggttga
- the LOC110909213 gene encoding common plant regulatory factor 1 isoform X1 translates to MGNCEETKTCKPEKSSSPPPPPAPEHPQAGVHAYHDWAAMQAYYGPRMAVPPYFNSAVAPGHAPPPYMWGPPQHMMPPYAAMYPHGGVYPHPGVPIASPMCIDSPAKSPGNSDRGLMKKLKGFDGLAMSIGNGNDNGISHSGETEGSSEGSDGNTTEGGQNNRKRSCEGSPNAPAEVGKTEPLSGQFFPTESNEASKKVTALTVTPYNASDCELKKSPTVMASTTLAMVPGEALLQNERELKRERRKQSNRESARRSRLRKQAEAEELAIKVEALTSENLNLKSEINRLTDTSERLKLQNAKLMEQLKTTQQEQDTEDPRSDPKGLSLSTANLLSRVNNGSSSPSGGEGEVYESNNNQKSGAKLRQLLDASPRTDAVAAG, encoded by the exons ATGGGCAACTGTGAAGAAACGAAGACTTGTAAACCTGAAAAATCATcttcacctccaccaccacctgcaCCT GAGCATCCACAAGCCGGTGTTCATGCATATCACGATTGGGCAGCCATGCAG GCTTATTATGGGCCTAGAATGGCGGTGCCACCATACTTTAACTCAGCTGTTGCACCTGGTCATGCCCCTCCGCCTTACATGTGGGGACCACCACAG CATATGATGCCACCTTATGCTGCAATGTATCCACATGGAGGTGTTTATCCACATCCTGGAGTTCCCATT GCGAGTCCTATGTGCATCGATTCTCCTGCCAAGTCACCAGGGAACTCTGACCGTGGCTTGATGAAGAAGTTAAAAGGATTTGACGGGTTAGCAATGTCAATAGGCAATGGAAATGACAATGGGATCTCTCACAG TGGGGAGACTGAAGGTTCTAGTGAAGGCAGTGATGGCAATACAACAGAG gggGGTCAAAATAATCGGAAACGGAGCTGTGAAGGATCACCTAATGCTC CAGCTGAAGTTGGCAAGACAGAGCCACTAAGCGGCCAATTTTTTCCTACTGAATCGAATGAAGCTTCCAAGAAAGTGACTGCACTCACTGTAACCCCTTACAATGCATCTGATTGCGAGCTGAAGAAATCTCCCACTGTGATGGCTTCAACTACACTCGCAATGGTGCCAGGTGAAGCCCTGTTACAG AATGAGCGAGAACTCAAAAGGGAAAGGAGAAAGCAGTCTAACCGAGAATCTGCCAGGCGGTCTAGATTAAGGAAACAg GCTGAAGCTGAAGAACTTGCTATTAAAGTTGAAGCCCTCACTTCTGAAAATTTGAACCTTAAGTCTGAGATTAACCGGTTAACTGATACATCAGAGAGGCTGAAGCTTCAAAACGCCAAACTAATG GAACAACTTAAAACCACACAGCAAGAGCAAGATACTGAAGACCCAAGATCCGACCCGAAAGGGTTGTCTCTTAGCACCGCTAACCTCCTCTCTAGGGTCAACAATGGGTCAAGTTCACCTTCTGGTGGAGAAGGTGAAGTGTATGAAAGTAACAATAACCAAAAATCTGGTGCAAAGCTGCGCCAACTTCTGGACGCTAGCCCGCGGACTGATGCTGTTgctgcaggttga